Genomic segment of Acidobacteriota bacterium:
CGCTTCCGGCTTGACCGGGCAACCCGGAACATAGGCGGCGACCGGCACTACAGAATCTATACCGCCCATTACATTATAACATCCCCGGAACGCACCGCCACTGCATGCGCAAGCACCCACCGCGACGACAAACTTGGGATCCGGCATCTGCTCGTAGATCCGCTTCAGCCGCGGGGCGATCTGCTTGGAGACCGGGTCGCTGCAGATCAGCACATCCGCGTGGCGGGGGGAGGCCTTGAGCATGACGCCGAACCGCTCCAGGTCGTAATGGGGCATCAGCGACGCCAGAATCTCGATGTCGCAGGCGTTGCACGCCCCGGAGTTGAAATGCAGGATCCACGGGGACTTGACCCGGGCCCACTTCACCAGTTTCTTGAACACGACAGCACTCCTTGCAGAAGTCTAATCAAAATCCACGAACAGAATGGATACCGACAGCGCGATCACCGCCAGGTACCCCAACGCCCGGTATGCCATCACGCCGCCCGGCACCGTGGCGATGGTCAGCACGGCCACGTGCATGACAGTAAAGAAAATGGCCGCGATGAAGAAGCGGCGGTACGCGAAGGTGAATTTATCGGGGTGGAAATTCTCACCGCAGGCGTAGGTCTCGGCCTTGCCCGGCACCGGATTCGGCCGGGCGCCAATCATCCGGCCCAGCAGGTACAGCAGGGCGCTGAGCCCCAGGAAGATGAAAAACGCGACCGGTGGAGAGAGCAGAATGTTCAGATTCATGGCACTACCCCTTCAGCTTTGACAGATTGCGGATGTCGAGGGAGTTGTAAATCCGCTGGGCGACGAAGGTGATCGCCAGCACCACCGCTGCCAGGATGGTCTCGACGATGATGAAGGTCACGATCAGGGATTGGATGTACTCCACGCTGCCCCGAAAGACGCCCGCGGCCAGCAGGACCAGCGTGACGCCCTTGGCCATGACCTCAACGCCGAGGATGACCCGGAGCAAGTTGCGATAGGCGAACATCAGGTAGACGCCCACCATGAACAGCAGCAGGCCGCTGAGCAGCAGCAGGATGGTCTCCTCAGTCATGTTTCCTCCTCTCGGACAACGCCCGCATGATGGTTAGGATGCCGAACACGCCGACGAGAATCAGGCTCACCTGGCCAACGATATCGGTCATGCGCTGTCCCCAGAACGCGTTCTGAAAGGTCAGGCCGGGAGCCGCCGGAAAGCCAGCGCCCACGAGGGTTGAGCCCGCCAGCCACTTCACCAGGAAAAAGTCCAGGCCCAGGAAAAGCACCAGAATGAAGGGGAGGAAGTAGGCCGGCAGCCGGGATTCGTTCGCCTGGTCCGAGTCCTTCGTCATGCTCACCGTGGAGACGAACAGCACCGTGATCAGTCCGGCGCAGACGCTGAGCTCGAACACCGCCGCGATGTTGGCTCCGTACTGGAACAGCACCACGGACAGCATCACGCTCGCGAGCGCCAGCGAAACGGCCGCGTACAGCAGATCCCGGAAGAAGCAGACCAGGATGGCAAAGATGACCAGCAAGACGAGTGAAGCGTAGAGCAGCATGTCATTTCCCTCCCAGCAGAATGGCAGCCGCGGGTTCCACCAGGTACCGCAACACCTCGTTGAAAAAGATGCCCACCAGCAGGCACTGCGCCGCCAGGAAGATCATCGCCAGCGACATGGTCAGCGGCACTTCTTTGAGATCCCGCCACTTCAGGTTGAGCTTGCCGAAGAAGACCCGTCGCTGCATGAGCAGGAAATAGCCCAGGGTGAAGACGCTCAGGAAAATGGCCAGCACCGCTACGACGTACTGCTTGGCGGCCAGCGCGCCCAGGATGATGAACAGCTTGCTCCAGAACCCGTTGAACGGCGGCACTCCGGCGATCGACAGCGTTCCGAAGATGCTGGTGATCCCGGTGACGCGCATCCGGTGTTCCAAGCCGCCCATCTCGTTCATGTCGCGGGTGTGGGTCCGGTACTGCAGGGCGCCGCTGTTCAAGAACAGCAGGGACTTGAACAAGGCGTGGTTGAGCACGTGGAACAGCGCCCCGATCAGGCCCAGCGGGTTGCCCAGGCCCAGACCGATGAGGATGTAGCCGATCTGGCTGATGCTGGAGTAGGCGAACATCCGCTTGATGTCGCTCTGGAAATAGGCGATCAGCGCGCCGCCGATCATCGAGGCGACACCCAGGATCAGGAACACATTCAAGACCCGGGCCGGCGACGGGTAGATGTCGAAGAAGAGCCGGGTCAGGGCATAGACGCCGGCCACCTTGATCACCACGCCGCTCAGCATCGCCGAGATGGGCGCCGGCGCCGACGGGTGGGCGTCGGGCAGCCAGGCGTGGAACGGCATGATCGCCGCCTTCAGCCCGAAGCCGGCGATGAACAGCGCGGCAGCCAGCAGGAAGACGGTGTTGGGCCCGCTCCCCGCGACCAGCAGCAGCTTGAGTTCGACGAACTCCAGCGTGCCCAGGTTCAGGTACATGATCCCCAGGCCGACGAGGATCAGGCCCGTGGCCACCACCGACAGCAGCAAGTACTTGAGCGCCGACTCGATGCCGTCCCACTTCAGGCCGAACGCCACCAGGACGTAGGAGGCGATGGAGACGATCTCCAGGTACACGTACAGGCTGAACAGGTCGCGCACCAGCAGCACGCCGTTCAGGCCGAGCACCATCAGCAGCAGCAGCGCGTAGAATTTGCCCCGGCCGTCGTAGTGGTTCATGTAGTCGATGGAGTAGAGAATGCAGAAGAACGCGACCACGTTGACCACCACGAGAAACAGCAGGCTCAGGCCGTCTACGGAGAACTGCGTGTTCAGCGCCCGTAGCGTCAGGGTCTCCCCGTGCAGCGGGATGAACCGCAGGCACAGGCCGACGAGACCGAGGCCGGCCAGCGCGGCCAGAGCGTCCGCGGCACGCCGGTGCAGCCGGGATACCCACGGCATCAGGATGACGGCGGCCAGCGGCAGCAGCAGCATCAATCCGATATTGGTAATCATATGCTACCTCAGAGGCGTTACGTTCCCGTCGATGGGCTTACACAAAAATCAGGGCGGCCACGATCGCCAACCCCACGATCACCCAGCCCAGGTAGGTGCTGTAGGTGCCGTCGTGCGGGGCGCTGAGCAGGGCGCCGGAAAAGGCGCGGCCGATCCGGATGATCCAGTCGGCAACCTCGTCGATGAGCCGCTCGAACCGACGGAAGACCAACTCGGCGATCCAGTTGACCACCTTCACGCCGATCTCGTAACCGTCGAACTTCTTCTGGCGGGCCAGCTCCAGCGTACGGCCCAGCACCGGTGACTGCCGAAGCGAGGCGAAGGTCGCCGCGGGCTCCGCGGCGCGCGCGCGCGCGGCGAAGAACAGCAGGGCGCCGAACAGGTAGATGGAGTAGGAGGCCACCGTCAGCGGGGAGAGGTGCCACACGGCGGCGATCCAGCCGGCGTGCTCGACGGGGAGCACGGCCCCGAACACCGGCGCGGCCAGCGTGAAGATCCAGCCCGTCAGCACCGCGCCGATCCCCAGCACCAGCACGGGCGCTGTCAGGGTGGCCGCGGCGGGGACCGGCCGGTCCTCGCCGCGTCCCCACAACACGGCGATGACCTTGCAGAACACCGCCATGTTCAGGATGGCTCCGATCCACAGCGCGAGGAACACCAGGTAGTGGCCGCGCTCCACCACCCCTTCGAAGATCAGATCCTTGGCGATGAAACCGCCGGTGGGCGGCAGCGAGACGGCGGCGGTGAACGCCAGCAGGAAGCCCAGACCCGACAACGGCAGCAGCCGGGCGATTCCCTGCAGCGCCGACAGGCGGGCGCCGCCGGTGTGCGCCTCGAACTGGCCCACGGCGAAGAACATGCAGGACTTGTAGGTGGCGTGGGTGAGCATGTACAGCAGGGCGCCGGCCATGCCGGCGACTTCCGACGTGGCCAGCCCGACGACCATGAAGCCGACGGGGGAGATCGCCGTCAGTGCGAGCACCTTGCGCAGGTTCTCCTCCACCAGCGCCGGCACGATGGACACGAACACCGTGATCAGGCCGAACGCGTACATCACGATCCGGGCCGCCTCGTTCAGCGCGAACATCTGATAGCTCACGATGAAGAGGAAATAGATTCCCAGCACCTTTTCCAGCGAGGCCGGCAGGGCCGCGAAACCGGCGGCGGGCATCACTTCGGCTGCATCGGGGATCCAGGTATGGAACGGGAACATTCCCGCCTTGGCGCCGGCGCCCAGGAACAGCAGCAGGAAGGATAGGAACGATGCGGTGCTCTGCGCCACCGGCAGGTGGGCGTCCATGGCCGTGCCGCCGGATACGGCGAAGTAGAGCATCAGCCCGAGGATCATCAGGAAGTCGCTGCTCCCGCCGATCACCAGGGCCTTCATAGCCACGCCCTCGGCCCCGTCGCCGGAGCTGTGGATCACCGCGTAGAGCGCCACCAGGAAGACCTCCCAGGCGATGAGCAGGAACAGCAGGTTGTCGGTCAGGATGACGCCGCACGCGGCAGCGAAGGCGACCAGGACGAAGGCGAGGAACAGCAGCGGCTTGGCCACCCGGCGGATCGCCTCCAGGCAATACACTGCGGTCATCAACTGGAACGCGAACACGAAGAAGAGGAGGAACGCCTTCCAGCCCGTCAGGCTGAACTCCAGCCGGAACAGCTCCATCCAGGGGATGGCGAACTGGACCGCCGGTCCGCCGGCGACCAGCAGGAACGCCGCGGCGGAGACCACTACGGCCAACAGGGCGAGCCAGGCGATCGCGGTGCTCCGCTTGCGGAAGATGGGAAGGATCAGCCCGGCGCAGACGAGGGGCACGATGATGGGCAGCAGTAACAGGACGTCAGCGTTCATGGCTTACCTCCACAGGAAGGTGAACACCTGGACCAGGCGTTCCCCATCGGCCACGCGGGCCAGTTCGAACGGCAGATGCATCAGGGCCCCCACGATGACGGTGAGCACCGCCAGCACGGCCACCACGCCCACCATGACGGGCGACCCCTCGTGGTGGGACTCGCCGCGCGGCGCGCCCATGAAGATCACGTGGAAGCTCTTGAGCATGTACAGCAGGGTGACCACCGCAGTCAGGATCGCCAGGCCGGCGATGTAGGTGTGTCCGCCTTCGACCAGGCCGGAGATGACGAAGTACTTGGAGAAGAACCCGGCCATGGGCGGAATACCGGCGATGCTCAGGGCGCAGACGATGTAGCAGAAGGCCGTGATGGGCATCTTCTGGATGAGCCCGCCCATCTTGGTCATGTCCTTGGTGTGGGTGCCGTGCTCGATGATGCCGGCGCAGAGGAAGAGGCCGCCCTTGGCGAGGCCGTGGGCCAGAATGTACAACAGGGCGCCGATGTACCCGAAATGGGTGAACGCGGCCAGCCCCAGGAACGTGTAGCCGATCTGGCTCACCGTGGAGTAGGCCAGCATGCGCTTGATGTTGGTTTCGCGCAGCGCCGCACAGGCCGAGACGAACGCACTGACCAGGGCGGCGATGAGGATGCCCGTCTCCCAGGCCGGCGGGATCACCATGCCGTTGGCGAACATGCGAGCAAAGCCGTACAGGCCGATCTTGACGAGGATGGCGGCGTGCAGCAGCGAGGTGATGGTGGAGGGCGCCACGCCGGCATCGGGCAGCCACGTGTGCAGCGGCACCGTGGCGCTCTTGGAGAACACGCCGAGCAGAATGAGGAGCAGGGCGACGGGTCCGATCTCCTGGCCGCGCAGCTCGGCGAGTTCGAACGTGCCGTACTGGGCGAACACCAAGGCGAACCCCAGCAGCATGAACACCGCGCCGCCGAAGGTCACCAGGAACGCCTTGTCGGCTTTCCAGATGTAGTCGGGCTCCCGGAAGTAGCCGATCAACCGCCAGCAGGCCAGTGCCGAGATCTCCCAGAACAAGTACAGGAACAAGAGGTTGGAGGAGAACACCAGCCCCATCATCGCGCCCAGGAAGAGGGTCACCACGAAGTAGTACTCCGGCTCGTCCTCGCCGTGCTCGATGTAGCCCAGCGAGTAGATGGCGATGAGCGTGGCGATCAGGGAGGCGGTGAACGCCATGAAGGCGGCGAGCGCGTCAAATGTGAGGCTGAAGCTGGCCCATTCGTACAGCGGCTTGCTCCAGTGGGTGGTGATTCCGCCCAGAGCCGGGCCGAGAAGCGTCCATGACAGGACGTGGGCGGCGCCGATGAGCGCCACGCAGACGTAACCCGTCACCTTCGGCAGCTTGAACCAGCCCAGCAGCGGGATCAGCAGCGACCCGAGCAGCGGGACGCCGATGACCAACAGTACAGTCGTCTGCATATCCATATACTACTGCTCCGAGCGAGTATTCCAAAATGCTGCTTGGTACCGAACTTCTGTAAAACAGAAGCGGTATTTTAACAAAATTACACAGAAGGTACAATCATAAAACTTTAATGGAAACAGAAACCCGGTGCGCCTCATCCGGGGCATGTCTCAAGCGGTCGGCGACTTGATTTTTGGACGGGATTGCCGGATGATGGCATGCCGTGACACACTGACATCTGTTCGGAGACCGCGATGGCTCGTATCCGCTCGACGGTGGTGATGGGCTGGTTACTCCTGGCGGTGATGACTGCAACGGCCGCCTGTCCCGGTCCGGTACCCGCCGCCACCTGGAGCCACTTCCCTGATGTGCTCGACCTGAGTCAGACGCCGTGCTGCGCCGATGAACCCGCGCCCGGCTGCCTGTTTGATTGCGGAGCCTGGCACGGCTACGCCATCCCGGCGGATGGAACCGCCGTCGGATTCGCCGGTCCGTATCTCACGGAACCGGGCCGGTGGCTCAGCCGCTCGATCGCCCGGTTCGCGCCGGTGGACGCAACCACCGGCTCCCCGCTGCTGCCCCCGCAACCGGCGGTGATGACCCGCACGGTCTACCCGGGACTGCTGCGGCTGTCGACGGAAACGGACCGCACAACGGTTAGGCTGGAACTGTTTTTCGCTTCGGCGGCGACGGCTCTGGTGCGGGCAGAAGTGACCAACCGGTCGGCGTCACCGCTGGCCGTCATCTGGCGGTGGGAAGGTGGAATCCTCGATGCGGCCGCCCGGCTGGAGACGGGCGACGCTGGCATCCGCGCGGTCCGGGACGCCTACGCCGGGGCGCTGCACGTGGTACTGCCGGACGCGACGGCGTGGCGCGTCACCGGCGGCGGTTCCACCGGCTACCGTGCCGACTTCCCAGCTCCCACGGTGATCGCGCCCGGCGGCACCGCCGCCACCGCACTCGCCTTGGTTCTGGTGTGGCCGCCGTCCGGCGGAGATCCCGAGCTCGCCGCGGCCGACGCGGCGCTGGCCGACACCGGCGCCGCATTCGCCTGCAACCGGGAACGCTGGCAGGGCTATCTGGACCGGGCGCTCGGCGGCGATGCCCCGCTCCTCGGCCGCGACTCCGCCCGCCGCCTGGCGGTCAAGGCGGTGATGACGCTGGTGAACAACTGGCGCGCTCCGGCGGGCGCCCTGCGCCACGACGGCGTCATCCCTTCCGGCGCGGTGGGGTATTTCAACGGATTCTGGGCGTGGGACTCGTGGAAGCACGCCGCCGCGCTGGTCGAATTTGCTCCGGAGCTGGCCCGCTCGCAGATTCGGGCCATGCTGGAGCGGCAGAACGAGGCGGGCATGGTGGCCGACTGCGTGTTCGCCGACAGCTCCCAGGACAACTGGCTCAACACCAAGCCGCCGCTCGCCGCCTGGGCCGTGGCCGCGGTGTACGCCGCCACCGGCGACCGGGAGTTCGTGCGCGAGGTGTATCCGCGGCTCTGGCGATACCACCGTTGGTGGTACGCGCAACGGGACCGCGATCGCGACGGACTGTGCGAGTACGGCTCCACCTGCGACGACCTGACCGCCGCCAAATGGGAGAGCGGCATGGACAACGCCGCCCGCTTCGACGACGCACGGGTCGTCGCCCACGGTCCCGGCGCCTGGACGCTGGACCAGGCGTCGGCGGATCTGAATGCCTACCTGTACGCCGAGAAGCGCTGCCTGGCCCGGCTGGCCCGGCTCATCGGGCGGCGGGGCGACGCCGATCGGCTGGCGGGGGAAGCCGGCCGGCTCCGGCGGCTCATCCGCAGCCGGATGTTCGACGAGGCAGCCGGGCTGTTCGCCGACATCCGCCTCGCGGACGGGGCGTTCGTCCGGGCGTCGGGCCCGGAGACCTGCCCCGGCATCTTTTCGACCCATCACCCGGCCTTTCCCAGCAGTACCAGATCATGCCGGGGCGTCCGTAAAATCGGCTGTTTCCAGGATTTATCCCTGTGTCGCCAAGATTGGCAGAACACCACTCCGAACTGGACAAATCGGGGCTTCAGTGTGACGCCAGCGTGACAAATCACCCCGGTTGAATCGCCAGAAAAACCGCATCGGATGGCTGACTCTGTCTGATCAGAATCTGCACTTTACTCAGCGGAGAAATGGTTCATCCACTCCGTCAGGCGCTCGATGGCAGCGGTCAGGAAGGCGTCACCGGGAACGTCAAACAACTTCCGAAAATCAGCCG
This window contains:
- the nuoB gene encoding NADH-quinone oxidoreductase subunit NuoB, with product MFKKLVKWARVKSPWILHFNSGACNACDIEILASLMPHYDLERFGVMLKASPRHADVLICSDPVSKQIAPRLKRIYEQMPDPKFVVAVGACACSGGAFRGCYNVMGGIDSVVPVAAYVPGCPVKPEA
- a CDS encoding NADH-quinone oxidoreductase subunit K; the protein is MTEETILLLLSGLLLFMVGVYLMFAYRNLLRVILGVEVMAKGVTLVLLAAGVFRGSVEYIQSLIVTFIIVETILAAVVLAITFVAQRIYNSLDIRNLSKLKG
- a CDS encoding NADH/ubiquinone/plastoquinone (complex I) — translated: MITNIGLMLLLPLAAVILMPWVSRLHRRAADALAALAGLGLVGLCLRFIPLHGETLTLRALNTQFSVDGLSLLFLVVVNVVAFFCILYSIDYMNHYDGRGKFYALLLLMVLGLNGVLLVRDLFSLYVYLEIVSIASYVLVAFGLKWDGIESALKYLLLSVVATGLILVGLGIMYLNLGTLEFVELKLLLVAGSGPNTVFLLAAALFIAGFGLKAAIMPFHAWLPDAHPSAPAPISAMLSGVVIKVAGVYALTRLFFDIYPSPARVLNVFLILGVASMIGGALIAYFQSDIKRMFAYSSISQIGYILIGLGLGNPLGLIGALFHVLNHALFKSLLFLNSGALQYRTHTRDMNEMGGLEHRMRVTGITSIFGTLSIAGVPPFNGFWSKLFIILGALAAKQYVVAVLAIFLSVFTLGYFLLMQRRVFFGKLNLKWRDLKEVPLTMSLAMIFLAAQCLLVGIFFNEVLRYLVEPAAAILLGGK
- a CDS encoding NADH-quinone oxidoreductase subunit L, whose translation is MDMQTTVLLVIGVPLLGSLLIPLLGWFKLPKVTGYVCVALIGAAHVLSWTLLGPALGGITTHWSKPLYEWASFSLTFDALAAFMAFTASLIATLIAIYSLGYIEHGEDEPEYYFVVTLFLGAMMGLVFSSNLLFLYLFWEISALACWRLIGYFREPDYIWKADKAFLVTFGGAVFMLLGFALVFAQYGTFELAELRGQEIGPVALLLILLGVFSKSATVPLHTWLPDAGVAPSTITSLLHAAILVKIGLYGFARMFANGMVIPPAWETGILIAALVSAFVSACAALRETNIKRMLAYSTVSQIGYTFLGLAAFTHFGYIGALLYILAHGLAKGGLFLCAGIIEHGTHTKDMTKMGGLIQKMPITAFCYIVCALSIAGIPPMAGFFSKYFVISGLVEGGHTYIAGLAILTAVVTLLYMLKSFHVIFMGAPRGESHHEGSPVMVGVVAVLAVLTVIVGALMHLPFELARVADGERLVQVFTFLWR